A segment of the Desulfonatronum sp. SC1 genome:
TAAATCCATCCGTCACCATGTTCGTGCCGCACGACAAAATAATGAGGGAAACACAAAAGCGAGATGCAGACCGTGGTGTGTGACGAATTAAATAATTTGGAATGTAGCGGAAAAAGCAGATAGCCAGTCAATTTAACTATTTATCTGTTAAAAAACCGCTTTGCATACGAAACTTTTAATTCCAAAAAGCGAAAATTGCTATGAACAAAAATTTCATGAAGACATTTGGAACAATGGCAATTGCACTCACTTTCTGTCTGACAATGCTATTTATCTCTTCTACATCCCTTGCCCAGCAGTGCTTGGACAACGGGGACGGGACCGTGACGGACAAAGGTGCTGGCCTGATGTGGCAGAAGGCAACGGCTGGTCCAATGAACTGGGATGCGGCCATGAGTTATGCTTCCGGCCTATCCCTGGGAGGACATTCGGGTTGGAGGTTGCCAAACATAGATGAAATATTGGGACTGTACCATTCACCGTGTAAATCTATGATGGAAGTAGTTCCTTCTTATTACTGGTCGTCTACTGCCCATGACCCCTATACAAACGCGGCGAGGCAAGTAAACTTTCACGACTGAGGCGTGACCTATGGATTCAAGCTGGCTAGCTACTACGTTCGTGCCGTGCGTACCTGACAGTGATCGTTGATTTGATTCTTCGATGATTTGGCCCTTTGATTGAAAGGGGTTGTCGCTGAGGACAGTATCATTCTGCCAAAGCAGAAGTCTGAAAGCATTCAGCTTGTGAATACCATTCAACCCAACCAAGGACTATCGCCATGCGGGAAACGTGGAGAAAGATTTTCGGGACAGCAGCCCTGGCCTTCATGCTCTGTCTGTCCGGGCTGGTCATATCCGGCGAAGCCCAGGCCCAACGGTTCACGGACAATGGGAACGGGACAGTGACGGACACGGTGACGGGGCTGATGTGGACCAAGGATGCCAATATGTTTGGCAACATGGATTGGGATTCCGCCACATCCCGATGCGCTTCGCTTGCCGTGGATAGCATCACGGGATGGAGACTGCCCTCAATGGATGAGTTCCCCGCAATTTACAAGGCAACTCGCGGCCAGCATCCTTTTGAAGGAATCCAAGGTGAATATTATTGGACCAGCACCCATTACACAGGTTATGGTGGGGGGCATTCGCGTTATTCCATGCACATGTTGACAGGAACATTATCCAGGCTAAGTCATAAAGATAATCCATTCTACGTCTGGTGTGTCCGTAATACCTGTTGATTCGCCATAGAGAACAAACACACGCCCTCTGCGCAAAGGCCGCCTGC
Coding sequences within it:
- a CDS encoding DUF1566 domain-containing protein, which translates into the protein MLFISSTSLAQQCLDNGDGTVTDKGAGLMWQKATAGPMNWDAAMSYASGLSLGGHSGWRLPNIDEILGLYHSPCKSMMEVVPSYYWSSTAHDPYTNAARQVNFHD
- a CDS encoding DUF1566 domain-containing protein; protein product: MRETWRKIFGTAALAFMLCLSGLVISGEAQAQRFTDNGNGTVTDTVTGLMWTKDANMFGNMDWDSATSRCASLAVDSITGWRLPSMDEFPAIYKATRGQHPFEGIQGEYYWTSTHYTGYGGGHSRYSMHMLTGTLSRLSHKDNPFYVWCVRNTC